Proteins from a genomic interval of Caulobacter sp. NIBR1757:
- a CDS encoding translocation/assembly module TamB domain-containing protein gives MSGPDDTPAAPVRARNHLRRWFPSSAPGWIILISAVAVIIVATVAVGLRFGLNTVPGLAFIEAQANGLKIGRYGKLKIEGVSGDIWRNVSIRRLTIYDEKGTWLEGRNLNMKWRYHELFARRFHADAIAVEQLTLIRRPTLTPKEKSGSLPVTVLIDALQAKVDSRPAFSQVEGRFDLSGRLALQRGGGTAGQFVARSLMHQGDFADVAFDLGRSDALMVNARASEASGGALAGALGLDAKQPFALDAQAQGTTKVGQFKLLVSSGPNQPAKADGSWDATGGAANGYVRLDASRLTGLYARLFGPQVKFDIAGKKGAGDFYDLNARLDSETLSVTAVGPANLGKQMAGPGGLAVTGNTPSIERLSFGTVKGQANFVGRFNGDINSFTLRGDARGANVSLAGYTLGSASGPVTVARAKGEIGIVTSLAGAGGRGQGYLAALLGQRPTADGDIAILKDGRVLLKRVRANGAGLKVDASGSRGLLGGLSFKGQAELWNFGAAKLGGKGRLAGSWSADQGGAGKPWVFTVDARGTGLALGVSELDRLLGAAPRLRGKASLQPSGQVDVAEARLDGDKAFAKGAGRLGAKGDLAFKLDWNAEGPFRIGPVEVAGKAKGDGAIGGSLSAPRADLTAQVDQIDLPRLPLRNAALTLTFMQRPGGGDGAFAMTADSQYGPARLRTDFAFTPGGVNLSGLDADAGGVKAQGAVALRRGRPSSADLVLAIGPGVVLTEGAITGTAKVVDSAGGARATLNLAARDAVLRDAAGLTLDTATITADGPLDRLPLRIQASGAAPNGAYSLDASGILTEQPQAQGWQLTLDGAGKLGRTQIRTTETARLVFGGPVTEAHLKLAAATGQRGDNPGSATVDARIAKGSADIVADISGLPLAAFNRDLAGRADAKLTLRGQGETLTGALDATLKNVRARGSGQTLTLDGQVQARLNDRSITIEASARSAQGLRAEGAFVLPAVASAAPLRLAIDRRRPAEGTFSANGEIKPLWDLLMSGERSLSGQIALNGNLGGTLADPRLVGQGQLTGGAFEDGATGLKLRNLTLTAAFADNAIDVSQVSASDANGGKASGSGRVSLLRQGTSSFRLDLTRFQVIDNDIAQATASGQVTVNRGAAGNPRVEGSLRIDRAEIAAEPLSPSGVTPMDVVEINKPRTPAARRAEAAEAAQTKGAAIDLAIDLRAPRGIFVRGRGLDVELSLDANVGGTTAQPQLTGTARVVRGEYDFAGKRFEFDERGSVTLSTDPRKIRLNLTATREDPSITAVIRVEGTAAKPEITLTSSPQLPQDEVLSRVLFGSSAAQLSPYEAAQLASALAALAGGGGFDVIGNVRELAGLDRLTIGGTELTGVTVAGGKYLTNDVYFELIGGGREGGAVQVEWRVRKNLSLVSRIAGSGESKLSVRWRRDY, from the coding sequence TTGAGCGGCCCAGACGACACCCCCGCCGCGCCGGTCCGGGCGAGAAACCATCTGCGTCGGTGGTTCCCCAGCAGCGCGCCCGGCTGGATCATCCTGATCTCGGCCGTGGCGGTGATCATCGTGGCGACGGTGGCCGTGGGCCTGCGGTTCGGGCTCAACACCGTGCCGGGGCTGGCCTTCATCGAGGCCCAGGCCAACGGGCTGAAGATCGGCCGCTACGGCAAGCTGAAGATCGAAGGGGTCAGCGGCGATATCTGGCGCAATGTCTCGATCCGCCGGCTGACCATTTACGACGAGAAGGGGACGTGGCTGGAGGGCCGGAACCTCAACATGAAGTGGCGCTATCACGAGCTGTTCGCGCGCCGCTTCCACGCCGACGCCATCGCCGTCGAACAGCTGACCCTGATCCGCCGTCCGACCCTGACGCCAAAGGAGAAGTCGGGATCGCTGCCGGTGACCGTCCTGATCGACGCCCTGCAGGCCAAGGTCGACTCCCGGCCGGCCTTCAGCCAGGTCGAGGGCCGCTTCGATCTCTCCGGGCGGCTGGCGCTGCAGCGGGGCGGCGGCACGGCCGGCCAGTTCGTGGCCCGCAGCCTGATGCATCAGGGCGACTTCGCCGACGTGGCCTTCGACCTGGGCCGCTCCGACGCCCTGATGGTCAATGCCCGCGCCTCCGAGGCCAGCGGCGGCGCCCTGGCTGGGGCGCTCGGCCTGGACGCCAAACAACCCTTCGCGCTCGACGCCCAGGCGCAGGGAACCACCAAGGTGGGGCAGTTCAAGCTGCTGGTGAGCTCCGGCCCCAACCAGCCGGCCAAGGCCGACGGCAGCTGGGACGCCACCGGCGGGGCGGCCAACGGCTATGTGCGGCTCGACGCCTCGCGGCTGACGGGCCTCTACGCCCGGCTGTTCGGCCCGCAGGTGAAGTTTGACATCGCGGGGAAGAAGGGGGCCGGCGACTTCTATGATCTGAACGCCCGGCTGGATTCCGAGACCCTGTCGGTGACCGCGGTCGGTCCGGCGAACCTCGGCAAGCAGATGGCCGGGCCCGGCGGCCTCGCGGTGACCGGCAATACGCCGTCGATCGAGCGGCTGAGCTTCGGGACGGTCAAGGGCCAAGCCAACTTCGTCGGTCGGTTCAACGGCGACATCAACAGCTTCACCCTGCGCGGCGACGCGCGCGGGGCCAATGTCAGCCTGGCGGGATACACGCTGGGCTCGGCCTCGGGGCCGGTGACCGTGGCCCGGGCCAAGGGCGAGATCGGCATCGTCACCAGCCTGGCCGGAGCCGGCGGGCGCGGGCAGGGGTATCTGGCGGCCTTGCTGGGCCAGCGGCCGACGGCCGACGGCGACATCGCCATCCTCAAGGACGGGCGGGTGCTGCTCAAGCGCGTGCGGGCCAACGGGGCGGGGCTGAAGGTCGATGCCAGCGGGTCGCGCGGCCTGCTCGGCGGGCTGTCGTTCAAGGGCCAGGCGGAACTGTGGAACTTCGGGGCCGCCAAGCTGGGCGGCAAGGGCCGGTTGGCCGGGTCGTGGTCGGCGGACCAGGGCGGGGCCGGCAAGCCGTGGGTGTTCACGGTCGACGCCAGGGGAACCGGGCTGGCGCTGGGCGTCAGCGAGCTGGACCGGCTGCTCGGGGCGGCGCCCCGGCTGCGCGGCAAGGCCAGCCTGCAGCCCAGCGGCCAGGTGGATGTCGCCGAGGCGCGGCTGGACGGCGACAAGGCCTTCGCCAAGGGGGCCGGCCGGCTCGGCGCCAAGGGCGATCTGGCCTTCAAGCTCGACTGGAACGCCGAGGGGCCGTTCCGCATCGGTCCGGTCGAGGTGGCGGGTAAGGCCAAGGGCGATGGCGCCATCGGCGGATCGCTGTCGGCCCCGCGCGCCGACCTGACGGCCCAGGTCGACCAGATCGACCTGCCACGCCTGCCGCTGCGCAACGCCGCCCTGACCCTGACCTTCATGCAACGGCCGGGCGGCGGCGACGGCGCTTTCGCCATGACGGCCGACAGCCAGTACGGACCGGCCCGGCTGCGCACCGATTTCGCCTTCACGCCGGGCGGGGTGAACCTGTCGGGCCTCGACGCCGACGCCGGCGGGGTCAAGGCGCAGGGGGCGGTGGCGCTGCGGCGGGGCCGGCCATCGTCGGCCGACCTGGTGCTGGCCATCGGGCCGGGCGTGGTGCTGACCGAGGGCGCGATCACCGGCACGGCCAAGGTCGTCGACAGCGCCGGCGGGGCGCGGGCCACGCTCAACCTGGCGGCCAGGGACGCGGTGCTGCGCGACGCCGCCGGCCTGACGCTGGATACGGCCACGATTACCGCCGACGGCCCGCTCGACCGGCTGCCGCTGCGCATCCAGGCCAGCGGGGCGGCGCCGAACGGGGCCTACAGCCTGGACGCCAGCGGCATCCTGACCGAACAGCCGCAGGCCCAGGGCTGGCAATTGACCCTCGATGGGGCCGGCAAACTTGGCCGCACCCAGATCCGCACCACCGAGACGGCGCGGCTGGTGTTCGGCGGGCCGGTCACCGAGGCCCACCTGAAGCTGGCCGCCGCCACCGGGCAGCGCGGCGACAACCCGGGCTCGGCGACTGTCGACGCCCGCATCGCCAAGGGCAGCGCCGACATCGTCGCCGATATCTCCGGCCTGCCGCTGGCCGCCTTCAACCGGGATCTGGCCGGGCGGGCCGACGCCAAGCTGACCCTGCGCGGTCAAGGCGAGACGCTGACCGGGGCGCTCGACGCCACACTGAAGAACGTCCGGGCCCGGGGCTCCGGCCAGACCCTGACCCTCGACGGCCAGGTGCAGGCCCGGCTCAACGACCGCAGCATCACCATCGAGGCCAGCGCCAGGAGCGCCCAGGGCCTGCGGGCCGAGGGGGCCTTCGTACTGCCGGCCGTGGCCTCGGCGGCGCCGCTGCGGCTGGCCATCGACCGCCGCCGGCCGGCGGAAGGGACGTTCAGCGCCAATGGCGAGATCAAGCCGCTGTGGGACCTGCTGATGAGCGGCGAGCGCTCGCTCAGCGGCCAGATCGCCCTCAACGGCAACCTCGGCGGCACCCTGGCCGACCCCCGCCTGGTGGGGCAGGGGCAGCTGACCGGCGGCGCCTTCGAGGACGGGGCGACCGGCCTGAAGCTGCGCAACCTGACGCTCACCGCCGCCTTCGCCGACAACGCCATCGACGTCAGCCAGGTCAGCGCCTCCGACGCCAACGGCGGCAAGGCGTCGGGCTCCGGCCGGGTTAGCCTGCTGCGCCAGGGGACCAGCAGCTTCCGGCTCGACCTGACCCGCTTCCAGGTCATCGACAACGACATTGCCCAGGCCACCGCCAGCGGCCAGGTGACCGTCAACCGGGGCGCGGCGGGCAATCCGCGCGTCGAGGGCTCCCTGCGCATCGACCGGGCCGAGATCGCCGCCGAGCCGCTGAGCCCCAGCGGCGTGACGCCGATGGACGTTGTCGAGATCAACAAACCCCGCACCCCTGCGGCCCGCCGGGCCGAGGCGGCCGAGGCTGCCCAGACCAAGGGCGCGGCGATCGACCTGGCCATCGACCTGCGGGCCCCGCGCGGCATCTTCGTCCGCGGCCGGGGGCTGGACGTCGAGCTCAGCCTCGACGCCAACGTCGGCGGCACCACCGCCCAGCCGCAGTTGACCGGCACGGCCCGGGTGGTGCGCGGCGAGTACGACTTCGCCGGCAAGCGGTTCGAGTTCGACGAGCGCGGCAGCGTCACCCTGTCGACCGACCCCCGCAAGATCCGCCTCAACCTGACGGCCACCCGCGAGGATCCGTCGATCACCGCCGTGATCCGCGTCGAGGGCACGGCGGCCAAGCCGGAGATCACCCTGACCTCCTCGCCGCAGCTGCCGCAGGACGAGGTGCTGAGCCGGGTGCTGTTCGGAAGCTCGGCGGCGCAGCTGAGCCCTTACGAGGCCGCGCAGCTGGCCTCGGCCCTGGCGGCCCTGGCCGGCGGGGGCGGCTTCGATGTGATCGGCAACGTCCGCGAGCTGGCGGGCCTCGACCGGCTGACCATCGGCGGCACCGAACTGACCGGCGTCACCGTGGCCGGCGGCAAGTACCTGACCAACGATGTCTACTTCGAACTGATCGGCGGCGGCCGCGAGGGCGGGGCGGTGCAGGTCGAGTGGAGGGTGCGCAAGAACCTGTCCCTGGTCAGCCGCATCGCCGGCAGCGGCGAGAGCAAGCTCTCGGTCCGCTGGCGGCGGGACTACTGA
- a CDS encoding circularly permuted type 2 ATP-grasp protein, producing MAQPFYTPGAAFDEMYDPASAVRDHYGVMHERLTSLSAEDLNARQSTLERSFLLQGITFTVYGAEAATERIIPTDLIPRIIPSAEWDVIEAGLTQRLRALNMFLADIYGEQQILMDGIIPRDLVLGAPSYRREMQHLYVPHKAYANVCGSDLIRGQDGAFYVLEDNLRVPSGVSYMLANRDAARRTFPGAFRAASVRPVERYPDLLLTTLKSMAQDWRTDPQVVVLTPGVYNSAYYEHAYLARLMGVPLVEGRDLVIHENMVYMRMTTGLQRVDVIYRRVDDDYIDPLTFRRDSSLGVGGLFNAYRAGNVVICNAPGTGVADDKAVYAYVPEIIRYYLGEDAILPNIETFLCREPAQLNHVLGNLDKFVVKAVGASGGYGMLVGPHASKKEREEFAEAIKADPNNYIAQPTIQLSTAPCLIDGRVESRHVDLRPFILSGEKIVVTPGALTRVALRKGSLVVNSSQGGGSKDTWVLGPPREGMGDVAP from the coding sequence ATGGCCCAGCCTTTCTACACGCCGGGCGCTGCCTTCGATGAGATGTACGATCCGGCCAGCGCCGTGCGCGACCACTACGGCGTGATGCACGAACGGCTGACGAGTCTCTCCGCCGAGGACCTCAACGCCCGCCAGTCGACCCTGGAGCGCAGCTTCCTGCTGCAGGGCATCACCTTCACCGTCTATGGCGCCGAAGCGGCGACCGAGCGGATCATCCCTACCGACCTGATCCCGCGCATCATCCCCTCGGCCGAGTGGGATGTCATCGAGGCCGGCCTGACCCAGCGCCTGCGGGCCCTCAACATGTTCCTCGCCGACATCTACGGCGAGCAGCAGATCCTGATGGACGGCATCATCCCGCGTGACCTGGTGCTGGGCGCCCCCAGCTATCGCCGCGAGATGCAGCACCTCTATGTGCCGCACAAAGCCTACGCCAACGTCTGCGGGTCAGACCTCATCCGCGGCCAGGACGGCGCCTTCTATGTGCTGGAGGACAACCTGCGGGTTCCCAGCGGCGTCTCCTACATGCTGGCCAACCGCGACGCCGCCCGCCGCACCTTCCCCGGCGCCTTCCGAGCCGCCAGCGTGCGGCCCGTTGAGCGCTATCCCGACCTGCTGCTGACCACCCTCAAGAGCATGGCCCAGGACTGGCGGACAGACCCGCAGGTCGTGGTGCTGACGCCCGGGGTCTACAATTCCGCCTACTACGAGCACGCCTACCTGGCCCGTCTGATGGGCGTGCCGCTGGTCGAGGGCCGCGATCTCGTGATCCACGAGAACATGGTCTACATGCGGATGACCACCGGCCTGCAGCGGGTCGATGTCATCTACCGCCGGGTCGACGACGACTACATCGATCCCCTGACCTTCCGCCGCGATTCCAGCCTGGGCGTCGGCGGTCTGTTCAACGCCTACCGGGCCGGCAATGTGGTGATCTGCAATGCGCCGGGCACCGGCGTCGCCGACGACAAGGCGGTCTATGCCTATGTCCCCGAGATCATCCGCTACTACCTGGGCGAGGACGCCATCCTGCCCAACATCGAGACCTTCCTCTGCCGCGAGCCGGCGCAGCTGAACCATGTGCTGGGCAACCTCGACAAGTTCGTGGTCAAGGCTGTCGGCGCCTCGGGCGGCTACGGCATGCTGGTCGGACCGCACGCCTCGAAGAAGGAGCGCGAGGAGTTCGCGGAAGCCATCAAGGCCGACCCCAACAACTACATCGCCCAGCCGACCATCCAGCTCTCCACCGCCCCCTGCCTGATCGACGGCCGGGTCGAGAGCCGCCACGTCGACCTGCGGCCCTTCATCCTGTCGGGCGAGAAGATCGTCGTCACCCCCGGCGCCCTGACCCGGGTGGCCCTGCGGAAGGGCAGCCTGGTGGTCAACTCCAGCCAGGGCGGGGGGTCCAAGGACACCTGGGTTTTGGGACCCCCAAGAGAAGGTATGGGAGACGTAGCGCCATGA
- a CDS encoding 2-oxoglutarate and iron-dependent oxygenase domain-containing protein, giving the protein MDQSLPIIDVSPLFGDDAAARARVAARIGEACRSLGFFYVSGHGVSDAVFAELDRQSRAFFALPEADKAAIAMSRGGRAWRGWFPLGGELTSGQPDRKEGLYLGQELPADDPRVQAGLPMHGANLWPEALPALRPAVEAFMAGTARAAHAVLEGVALSLGLSADYFARAYTADPTVLFRIFHYPAAPAGDAGWGVGEHTDYGLLTLLAQDKLGGLQVKTPSGWIEAPPVPGAFVCNIGDMLDRLTGGEFRSTPHRVRNTSGRDRLSFPLFFDPAFDAVIRPLPGREKAPPGERWDGVDPAGFAGTYGDYLLGKVGKVFPELGAAVISAG; this is encoded by the coding sequence ATGGACCAGAGCCTGCCGATCATCGATGTCTCACCGCTTTTTGGTGATGACGCTGCGGCCCGCGCCCGGGTCGCGGCGCGGATCGGCGAGGCCTGCCGGTCGCTGGGCTTCTTCTATGTGAGCGGGCACGGGGTTTCGGACGCCGTGTTCGCCGAGCTCGATCGCCAGTCGCGGGCCTTCTTCGCCCTGCCGGAGGCGGACAAGGCGGCCATCGCCATGAGCCGGGGCGGGCGGGCCTGGCGGGGCTGGTTCCCGCTCGGCGGTGAGCTGACCTCGGGGCAGCCGGACCGCAAGGAGGGGCTGTATCTCGGCCAGGAGCTGCCGGCCGACGATCCGCGCGTGCAGGCCGGGCTGCCGATGCATGGCGCCAACCTCTGGCCGGAGGCCTTGCCGGCGTTGCGGCCGGCGGTGGAGGCCTTCATGGCCGGCACGGCGCGGGCGGCCCATGCGGTGCTGGAGGGTGTGGCGCTGAGCCTTGGGCTGTCGGCGGACTATTTCGCCCGCGCCTATACGGCCGACCCGACCGTGCTGTTCCGAATCTTCCACTATCCCGCCGCGCCGGCCGGCGATGCCGGCTGGGGCGTCGGCGAGCATACCGACTATGGCCTGCTGACGCTGCTGGCGCAGGACAAGCTCGGCGGGCTGCAGGTGAAGACCCCGTCCGGCTGGATCGAGGCGCCGCCCGTGCCGGGGGCCTTTGTCTGCAACATCGGCGACATGCTGGACCGGCTGACCGGCGGCGAATTCCGCTCGACGCCGCACCGCGTGCGCAACACCAGCGGCCGGGACCGATTGAGCTTTCCGCTGTTCTTCGACCCGGCCTTCGACGCGGTGATCCGGCCGCTGCCCGGACGGGAGAAGGCCCCGCCGGGCGAGCGCTGGGACGGGGTCGATCCGGCCGGGTTCGCCGGGACCTACGGCGACTATCTGCTGGGCAAGGTCGGCAAGGTGTTTCCGGAGCTGGGCGCCGCGGTGATTTCGGCGGGGTGA
- a CDS encoding mechanosensitive ion channel domain-containing protein → MLPVMALDFIPREIHELARDLSNIADFKLLMVGKSYLTPGGIVACVLLILLALLVSRIAGRVFRRVRDRAPSSAPSIYIAEKLTTYGAVVIGIYMGVSALGVDLSSLSLFAGALGVGLGFGLQGVVKEFISGLVLIFDRLIRIGDYLELQTGERGVVAEIGPRAVRLRNNDDMDVLVPNSRLIEQPVTNWTHQNSARRMHIPFRVAYGSDKAAVRDAVLKAAHDVPFTMEDTPRRKTQVWLVGFGESALSFELVVWPTLEAVKRPNAAHAAYTWAIEDALRHGGFEIPFPQQELRLRGLFGQEGDAARDALRLKVPRKHAAAGAAAEGVTPNDAAEDLARGAEEDAENQVQGMATPDGKPAG, encoded by the coding sequence ATGCTCCCCGTCATGGCCCTGGACTTCATTCCGCGCGAAATCCACGAACTGGCGCGCGACCTGAGCAACATCGCCGACTTCAAGCTGCTGATGGTCGGCAAGTCCTATCTGACGCCGGGCGGCATCGTCGCCTGCGTCCTCCTGATCCTGCTGGCCCTGCTGGTCTCGCGCATCGCCGGCCGGGTGTTCCGCCGGGTGCGGGACCGGGCGCCAAGCTCGGCGCCGTCGATCTACATCGCCGAGAAGCTGACCACCTACGGCGCCGTGGTCATCGGCATCTACATGGGCGTCTCGGCGCTCGGCGTCGATCTCTCCAGCCTCAGCCTGTTCGCCGGGGCGCTCGGCGTCGGCCTGGGCTTTGGCCTGCAGGGGGTGGTCAAGGAGTTCATTTCCGGCCTGGTGCTGATCTTCGACCGCCTGATCCGCATCGGCGACTACCTGGAACTGCAGACCGGCGAGCGCGGCGTGGTCGCGGAGATCGGCCCCCGCGCCGTGCGGTTGCGCAACAACGACGACATGGACGTGCTGGTGCCCAACAGCCGGCTCATCGAGCAGCCGGTGACCAACTGGACCCACCAGAACAGCGCCCGGCGCATGCACATTCCCTTCCGGGTCGCCTATGGCTCGGACAAGGCCGCCGTCCGCGACGCGGTGCTGAAGGCGGCCCACGATGTGCCCTTCACCATGGAGGACACCCCCCGCCGAAAGACCCAGGTCTGGCTGGTCGGCTTCGGCGAGAGCGCCCTGTCGTTCGAGCTGGTGGTCTGGCCGACCCTGGAAGCGGTCAAGCGCCCCAACGCCGCCCATGCCGCCTACACCTGGGCCATCGAGGACGCCCTGCGCCACGGCGGCTTCGAGATCCCCTTCCCGCAGCAGGAGCTGCGCCTGCGCGGCCTGTTCGGCCAGGAGGGCGACGCCGCCCGCGACGCCCTGCGCCTGAAGGTGCCGCGCAAGCACGCGGCCGCCGGCGCCGCCGCCGAGGGCGTCACCCCCAACGACGCCGCCGAGGATCTGGCCCGCGGGGCCGAGGAAGACGCGGAAAACCAGGTTCAGGGCATGGCCACGCCGGACGGCAAGCCCGCCGGCTAG
- a CDS encoding autotransporter assembly complex family protein encodes MATHRLLLFAVLSAGLTVPPLAARAEEPKASVQGVEDDDLRDLIRKAIGTADKPASSRFEARRRGREAAESATAVLRSEGFYASEVTTDLGDGEENADAEAAPKAVVKVEEGPVFHIKRPSIAWENEAPTPEVQSAGTLAMALRRGAPGRANDVLAAEGRIVSAIQQRGHADAEALPREVIVDHADKTLMPTFKIDAGPLVKLDGLVLDYRGRTDKAWIRKLVPWKPGSVYAPDEMGELERRLRETGAFDTVQVALQPADQLTPEGWRPVLLTLKDRPRRSLEIGAGYSTSEGAGLDITTTRYNSWKRADTRIIALRLAELQQRLDYKVSLPHWREPRQTLSLTASVYNEVTDAYDQTGASLIADVTRRSGVNAYLTYGVSVDGGRVAEILTVGNVVLRGIDRDLYNVALLGALAIDRSSDPLDPKSGWRVEARAEPIVTFGDAQLTYLKLTGQGSYYLPLDEAERFVIATRVKAGVISGADSADVPAARRFYSGGGGSVRGYGYQGIGPRISSTPLGGISLAEASVEFRYQLTEKWGAVAFIDGGAVGTDNFPHGDDFSAGVGFGVRYNLGFGPIRADIAFPLDPRDDDAPFQIYISIGQAF; translated from the coding sequence TTGGCGACGCACCGCCTTTTGCTCTTTGCCGTCCTCAGCGCGGGCCTCACGGTCCCGCCGCTCGCCGCGCGAGCCGAAGAGCCCAAGGCCAGTGTCCAGGGCGTCGAGGACGACGACCTGCGCGACCTGATCCGCAAGGCCATCGGCACGGCGGACAAGCCGGCCAGCTCCCGCTTCGAGGCTCGCCGTAGAGGCCGCGAGGCCGCCGAATCCGCTACCGCCGTGCTGCGCTCGGAAGGCTTCTACGCCAGCGAGGTGACCACCGACCTGGGCGATGGCGAGGAGAACGCCGACGCCGAGGCCGCCCCCAAGGCCGTGGTCAAGGTCGAGGAAGGGCCGGTCTTCCATATCAAGCGGCCGTCGATCGCCTGGGAAAACGAGGCGCCGACGCCGGAGGTGCAGAGCGCCGGGACGCTGGCCATGGCCCTGCGCCGCGGGGCGCCGGGCCGGGCCAATGACGTGCTGGCCGCCGAAGGCCGTATCGTCTCGGCCATCCAGCAACGGGGCCATGCCGACGCCGAGGCGCTGCCCCGGGAAGTCATCGTCGATCATGCCGACAAGACCCTGATGCCGACCTTCAAGATCGACGCCGGGCCCTTGGTGAAGCTCGACGGGCTGGTCCTCGACTATCGCGGCCGCACCGACAAGGCGTGGATCAGGAAGCTGGTCCCCTGGAAGCCGGGCTCGGTCTACGCCCCTGACGAGATGGGCGAGCTGGAGAGGCGCCTGCGCGAGACGGGCGCCTTCGACACCGTGCAGGTGGCCTTGCAGCCGGCCGACCAGCTGACGCCGGAGGGCTGGCGGCCGGTGCTGTTGACCCTCAAGGACCGGCCGCGACGGTCGCTGGAGATCGGGGCCGGCTATTCGACCAGCGAAGGGGCCGGCCTCGACATCACCACCACCCGCTACAACAGCTGGAAGCGGGCCGACACGCGGATCATCGCCCTGCGCCTGGCCGAGTTGCAGCAGCGGCTGGACTACAAGGTCTCGCTGCCGCACTGGCGCGAACCCCGCCAGACCCTCAGCCTGACCGCCAGCGTCTATAACGAGGTCACCGACGCCTATGACCAGACCGGCGCCTCGCTGATCGCCGACGTCACCCGGCGCAGCGGCGTCAACGCCTACCTGACCTATGGCGTCTCTGTGGACGGCGGCCGGGTCGCCGAGATCCTGACCGTCGGCAACGTCGTGCTGCGGGGCATCGACCGCGACCTCTACAACGTCGCCCTGCTGGGCGCCCTGGCCATCGACCGCTCGAGCGATCCGCTGGACCCCAAGAGTGGCTGGCGCGTGGAGGCCCGGGCGGAGCCGATCGTCACCTTCGGCGACGCCCAGCTGACCTATCTGAAGCTGACCGGCCAGGGCAGCTACTACCTGCCCCTCGACGAGGCGGAGCGGTTCGTCATCGCCACGCGGGTGAAGGCCGGCGTGATCAGCGGGGCCGACTCCGCCGATGTGCCGGCGGCGCGGCGGTTCTATTCGGGGGGCGGTGGATCGGTGCGCGGCTATGGCTACCAGGGCATCGGGCCGCGTATCAGCTCGACGCCGCTGGGCGGCATTTCCCTGGCCGAAGCCTCGGTCGAGTTTCGGTATCAGCTGACCGAAAAATGGGGCGCTGTGGCCTTTATCGATGGCGGGGCCGTGGGAACCGACAATTTCCCGCACGGGGATGACTTCAGCGCCGGGGTCGGCTTCGGCGTCCGTTACAACCTGGGCTTCGGACCGATCCGCGCCGATATCGCCTTTCCCCTGGACCCGCGCGACGACGACGCGCCGTTCCAGATCTACATCAGCATAGGGCAGGCGTTTTGA